The following DNA comes from Nitrospinaceae bacterium.
TTCTGCTCTATCGTCATATTCCTAACAGCTTTTGATGAATGCAAAGGTCACCGCGCACAGCGTTTTTCAGTCAAAATCATCATAAATTTATAATATCTTTTTGTTCTCTATCGTGCGATTTAGTCTGAAATTTTTACTATGAACGATTCATCAAATTTCTTCTCCTTCAGCAGACTGGTCCATTTCTGGAACCGTTTCACAACCGGTTCCACGAATCGTCGTATCTTTGGCGCAACCCTCATGGTCGGGTTTTTCACCCTTCTGGTAAAAGTCGCTTCTCTTTCCAAGGAATTAGTGGTCGCATACCTATTTGGCACCGGAGACACATTGGACGCCTTTTTAATTGCCTACCTGGTTCCTTCATTTGTGGTGCTCATCATTGCCGGAGCTTTTAAACCAGCAGTGGTCCCGACTTATATTCAGGTGAGAGACCAGGAAAGTCCCGAAGCGGCGCAGGAACTTTTGTCGGACCTGCTTTTTATAACCCTCGCCCTTCTGGTAGCCATGACGGCCCTTCTTGCGGCCATTGGCCCTTATCTTTTAACGCTTTTAGGATCCGGATTTAATGAGCAGAAAACCATTATTTCCCAAAACCTGCTTTGGATTCTTCTTCCCTTAGTCATCCTGGGCGGGCTCCAAACGATCTATAGCTCGATTCTCAATGCCGGAGAAAGCTTTGCAGTGGCGGCTTATTCCCCTGCGGTGGTCCCTATAGCCTCCATTCTGATTCTGGTTTTATTGGCACCCAACCTGGGGATTTATTCTCTAGCCATTGGTTTCCTTGTCGGTTTTGCACTGCAGGTTTTGATCTTGGCCCTGTGTTTGAAAAAAAGAAAAATCAGTTTAAAACCCAAATGGACTGGCATGAACCCAGCGGTGCGTCAGGTGATCGATCAATACCTTCCTATGGCGGCGGGAGCATTCCTGATCAGCAGTAATTTTCTGGTAGACCAATCCATGGCGGCCATGCTGGGGTCAGGAAGTGTGGCGGCGCTTTCTTATAGCAACAAAGTGACCGCAACTTTGCTTGGGGTCGGGGCCATGGCTCTAGGCACGGCGGTATTGCCCTATTACTCTAAAATGGTTGCAAAGCAGGATTGGGACGGCATTCATCACACGTTGAAGACTTATCGATGGAAAGTTCTTCAGGTTGCAATTCCAGTCACTCTTTTACTCTTTTTTCTATCCGAGCCGCTCATTCGTATTCTATTTGAACGGGGCGCCTTTACGGAAGCAGACACCGTTCTGGTCGGATGGACTCAGGCCATGTATGTGTTACAAATTCCATTTTATGTCCTGAACATTTTGGCTGTGCGTCTCGTTTCTTCTCTCAAATACAACAAACTTCTTTTATACGGCAACATGATATCTCTGCCTTTGAATATTATTTTAAATTACTTATTGATGAAAGTCATGGGCATTGCCGGCATTGCGTTATCGACATCCCTGGTTTATGCCGTTTCTTTCGTTTTCCTGTCAGTGGGCTTGCAAAGAAAACTCAATAGCCTGAGGCCGGCCTGATGCGATTAACCCTGGTCATTTATTCACTTTCGGCAGGTGGCGCCGAGCGGGTGCTATCGATTCTGGCGAATTATTGGGCCAAAAAGGGTTGGCAGATCACTCTTTTGACGATGGATGATGGGAAAAAACTGTTTTACGAATTACATCCTGCAATCACCCACCGTCCCCTTGCAGTAGAAGGCAAATCGTCCAATCTTTTTTGGGGCTTGGTCAACAATTTAAAACGCATTTGGGTGATACGAAAAGCACTAAAAGCAAGCGCCCCGCAAATAGTGATCTCTTTTATGAAAAGGACGAATGTTCTTGTTTTTTTTGCGACCCTGAACTTTAAACCTCCTTTGTTTGTCTGCGAACACAGCGACCCACATTACTCCAGGACCTCCGGAATTTGGGATCTCTTGCGAAACCTGACTTACCTGGGGGCAACCCGGTTGATCGTTTTGACCCAAACCGCCCGGTCCTATTTTTCATCAGCCATACAAAGACACACAATCGTCATCCCCAATCCGGTATTACCGCCGGAAAATAACGATTGGACCAACGGCAAAAGAGATTTCAAAACCCTTTTGGCCATGGGGCGGTTAAACAAAGTCAAAGGATTTGACCTGTTGCTAAAAGCATTTGCCAAAATCGCTCCAAAACATCCGGACTGGTCCCTGGTGATTTGGGGTGAGGGGCCGCAACGGGCTTCTTTGGAAAAGTTGAGGGATGAGCTCGGCTTAAAAACCCGGGTGAAATTCCCGGGGACCACCAAACAACCTGGTGAAAAAATGCGAGAAAGTGACATTTTTGTGTTGTCCTCCCGTTCAGAAGCCTTTCCTATGGCCTTACTGGAAGCGATGGCAAGGGGTTTACCGGCAATAAGTTTTGATTGCCCGAGCGGCCCCCGGGAGATCATTCGCGATGGCTTGGATGGCATCCTAGTACCTCCCGAAGATGTGGATGCTTTTGCCCACACATTGGACCGGCTCATGAGTGACGAAAATGAACGGAATCGATTGTCCTTGCGGGCGCTCGAGGTGAATGAGCGATTCCAGTTGGAAAAAGTCATGGGAATGTGGGAAGACATACTAAAATCTTCCCTGAGGAATTAAAATTCGATGAGAGAAAACATCCTGAAAAAAATTTTTATTTCACAACGGGCCGTTTGCTCTTCTTTGTCAATGGGGTAGATATTTCACTGACAACCATGGTTGAATATCGTAAAGAAAAAAGCTAACTTGTAACTAATCGTTTATCAAAAATTCTAAATAAGGCTTGTTTTGCCTGACCCGCTAGTAATTCTTTCTGTAAATCCGGGATTTTTCTAAATAACCATGCGATTGACTCTGATAATTTATTCACTGTCGGCGGGCGGCGCTGAACGAGTGATGTCCATTTTAGCGAATTACTGGGCTGAGAAAGGGTGGCAGATCACTCTTTTAACTTTTGACAATGGCACTGACGGTAATTTTTTTAATCTGCATCAAAACATAACGCATCGTCCCCTTGGAATCGCGGGAAAATCTCCTAATGTCGTAAAAGGGGCCATAAATAACATAAAAAGAATTTGGATTCTTCGACGGGCCATCAAAAAAAGCGCTCCTGATAGCATTGTTTCTTTCGTGAGCCGAACAAATATATTGGTTCTCTTAGCGTCCTTTGGTCTCAAATTTCCTGTGGTCATTTCAGAGAGAAGCGTCCCCTCGCATCGTTCGATAGGCCGAACATGGAATTTTTTGAGACGCTGGTGTTACCCCCGATCCTTCTGCTTGATCGTGCAAAGTCAAGGGGTTTTAGCGTACTTTTCTGAAGGTTCAAACATCCGGAGCCAGGTGATCCCCAATCCCGTGGTTGCGTCTAATGGCCATACACCCTCCAGCGATCGGGGGAAATTGCCGTCGGAGAAAAAATTATTGATGTCGATGGGTCGCTTGATAGAGGTCAAAGGATTTGACCTGTTGTTGAAAGCATTTGCTAAAATTTCACCAAAACATCCTGACTGGTCCCTGGTGATTTGGGGTGAGGGGCCGCAACGGGCGTCTCTGGAAAAATTGCGCGACGACCTGGGATTAACGGACAAAGTTCAATTTCCGGGGTTCACGAAATCGCCGCATGAAGCAATGAAGCAAGCCGACCTGTTCGTTCTTTCTTCCCGATGGGAAGGGTTTCCAAATGTCGTATGTGAAGCTTTTATTTGCGGCTTACCGGTAATTAGCTTTGACTGCCCATTTGGACCAAGAGAAATTATCCGTGAAAATATAGACGGTATTTTAGTCCCTCCTGAAGATGTAGACGCATTGGCCGCCGCAACCGATTCTTTGATGAGCGATGAAGAAACGCGCAATCGACTGGCCAAACATGCACCCGAAGTGGTTGAAAGGTTCAATTTGGAAAAAGTCATGGGAATGTGGGAAAAAGTGCTGACCGATTCAGTGAAAGGAAAAGTGTCTTGTTAAAGCAAAAATGGAAATCGACTTTGGCCTTTTTATCGATTTCACTCGGGGGTCTGCTCCTCATGATCAATGCTGTCAATATTTTCATGAAGCCAATTGCTGAAATTAACCCCACAGGACGAGAACCCATTGCAAATTATGATTTTAGGACTCTGGAGCTGGAAAAAGCCCAGCGGCAATTTAAAAATTTGCAATCCGAAAACATTACAGAGGAAGAAAAAGCTCAACAGCTTTTTGCATTGATTTCCGGGTCTTTTGTTCATACACCGTCGTATAACCATATCAAGCCTTGGGAAAATTGGATCCTATGGATGGGGGGCACTCTAAAGGATAAAAAGTTTCTGAGATCCTACAACCCGGATCTTCTGTGGAAAAAAGGGGGAGGGTTTTGCAGCCAGGCCGCTCTAATTTTTGCGGCCAAAGGGCAAGGTTTGGGATTGAAAACCCGCTTGATTGGTTTGACAGGTCATGTCGTTGCTGAAGTTTATCTGCCTGATAAGGGATGGCGTGTCGTCGATCCAGATATGGGTATATTCTGGGACAACAGTATAGATTCATTTGGAATCCATCCGAGTGAAGAGGAAATCAAACACAAATTATTGGCACGTGGTTTTTCAGAAGAATTATCCCAAAAATTTGCAAGCATATATACAAGCCAGGAAAACAATTTTTACAAGCAATATCCTCCATCCCCTGACCGCATATTACTAGAAGAACTATCCAACTGGTTAAAATGGGTGATCCCATTCGTATTGATTGGTACCGGCCTCAGCAAAAAGGGATCTTCTTTCCGCACCAGGTTCACTAGAGCCAGGATCCAATACGGCATATAGTGAAAGACAGCCAGGCTAGGTTCACCTCCAGAAAGGATGTCTGTTTGCTGTGAGCTAAGGGCCCGTTTTACAAACCGATCACATATTTGTTGACAAAACGTTACCAACTCTTGCTGGTATCTTAACATTGCAGTGCCATTCTGTATCAGCGTTAAAACTTTAAAAAAACAAACAGTTATGCTCGATAACTCCCCATTTCAAGATTGATGATAAACATCGTTTTCATAACGCGTTCTTTAAATTACGGCGGCGCCACAACGCAGTTGGTAAATCTGGTCAAAGGCCTTGACAGAGAGAAATTCAACCCGACGGTTTTGACGTTTTACTCTGGACCTCTTGAGAAAGATTTGCGGGAAGCCAACGCGCGTATCATTCCGATGGAGAAGAAAGGCCGTTGGCACATGTTCGGATTTCTCATCAAACTTTATCGGTTGGTTAAAGAGCAGAATCCCGATGTGATACATGGGTATTTAACCTTTCCAAATATTTTAACCGTCATGTTGAAGCCCTTTTTTCCGAAAGCCCGCACAGTTTATGGCGTACGGGCTTCAAATATGGACCTGAGCCGCTACGACTGGCTGGCTAGATTGATAGATTCAGTAGAATCCCGGTTGTCCCGCTTTACCGATCTCATCATCGCGAATTCAAAAGCGGGTTTTAAATACGCGTTAAAACAAGGGTTTCCCGAAGCAAAAATGATTGTGATTCCTAATGGAATTGATACAGAGCATTTCAAACCTGACTATATAGCTGGGCAGAAGATTCGAAATGAATGGGGTGTCCGAGAGGATGAGTTTTTAATTGGTTTGGTGGGTAAGCTGGATCCGATGAAGGATCACCCTACTTTTATAAAAGCCGCCGCGCTGTTTTCCAAAGAAAAGCAAAGAGAAAACGTTCGTTTTGTTTGTGTGGGGGGCGGTCGGGATTCCTACCGGGACAAACTCATTGCCATGGGAAAGGAATTGGGTTTATCCAATCGCATCCTATGGATCAACCCCCGTAGTGATATGCCAGCCGTTTTCAACGCTTTCGATATCGCCACATCATCCTCATCGTTTGGGGAAGGTTTTCCCAATGTCGTTGGCGAGGCGATGGCATGTAAAATTCCATGTGTTGTCACCGATGTCGGCGATTCTCCCTGGGTGGTGGGAAAAACCGGAATTGTGGTGCCGCCCGAAAACCCGGAAGCCCTGGCCGCAGGGTGGGCTGAATGTATGGCCAAAGACAAAGATGAAGCGGCTCAAGAAGCGCGTTTCAGGATCGAAAACAATTTCAGCTTACGTCACTTATTTCAGCGCACGGAACAGGCGTTGACAATGAATGGTAAAACGCCAAATAATGATCCATTGCTTGAAACAATAGATTAACATAAACAATCTTCATCAACTGTTATTCAAAAATAGTTGTCAGATTGACACAAAGGTCCCTAAATTAGTTCTACAAATCTCATCCGATCATTCAACGAGCTATCCAACGGAGGGGACCCATGACAAATCTTTATAAAATTCGTTTTGCTGGAGCGCTGTAATAATGAAAGGTCTGCTAAAAACCGTTTACCGGGATTATAAAAATTCTGACGATAATTTGGTCGGCAAGGTTCATTGGAAACTGATCAGTTCCCCGCTGGTCGCCAAGTGGACCTTTGGCCTGAAAATGATT
Coding sequences within:
- the amsD_2 gene encoding amylovoran biosynthesis protein AmsD, producing MRLTLVIYSLSAGGAERVLSILANYWAKKGWQITLLTMDDGKKLFYELHPAITHRPLAVEGKSSNLFWGLVNNLKRIWVIRKALKASAPQIVISFMKRTNVLVFFATLNFKPPLFVCEHSDPHYSRTSGIWDLLRNLTYLGATRLIVLTQTARSYFSSAIQRHTIVIPNPVLPPENNDWTNGKRDFKTLLAMGRLNKVKGFDLLLKAFAKIAPKHPDWSLVIWGEGPQRASLEKLRDELGLKTRVKFPGTTKQPGEKMRESDIFVLSSRSEAFPMALLEAMARGLPAISFDCPSGPREIIRDGLDGILVPPEDVDAFAHTLDRLMSDENERNRLSLRALEVNERFQLEKVMGMWEDILKSSLRN
- the mviN_2 gene encoding putative lipid II flippase MurJ; protein product: MVGFFTLLVKVASLSKELVVAYLFGTGDTLDAFLIAYLVPSFVVLIIAGAFKPAVVPTYIQVRDQESPEAAQELLSDLLFITLALLVAMTALLAAIGPYLLTLLGSGFNEQKTIISQNLLWILLPLVILGGLQTIYSSILNAGESFAVAAYSPAVVPIASILILVLLAPNLGIYSLAIGFLVGFALQVLILALCLKKRKISLKPKWTGMNPAVRQVIDQYLPMAAGAFLISSNFLVDQSMAAMLGSGSVAALSYSNKVTATLLGVGAMALGTAVLPYYSKMVAKQDWDGIHHTLKTYRWKVLQVAIPVTLLLFFLSEPLIRILFERGAFTEADTVLVGWTQAMYVLQIPFYVLNILAVRLVSSLKYNKLLLYGNMISLPLNIILNYLLMKVMGIAGIALSTSLVYAVSFVFLSVGLQRKLNSLRPA
- a CDS encoding glycosyl transferase, with product MINIVFITRSLNYGGATTQLVNLVKGLDREKFNPTVLTFYSGPLEKDLREANARIIPMEKKGRWHMFGFLIKLYRLVKEQNPDVIHGYLTFPNILTVMLKPFFPKARTVYGVRASNMDLSRYDWLARLIDSVESRLSRFTDLIIANSKAGFKYALKQGFPEAKMIVIPNGIDTEHFKPDYIAGQKIRNEWGVREDEFLIGLVGKLDPMKDHPTFIKAAALFSKEKQRENVRFVCVGGGRDSYRDKLIAMGKELGLSNRILWINPRSDMPAVFNAFDIATSSSSFGEGFPNVVGEAMACKIPCVVTDVGDSPWVVGKTGIVVPPENPEALAAGWAECMAKDKDEAAQEARFRIENNFSLRHLFQRTEQALTMNGKTPNNDPLLETID